ACGATGAATTAATTTGTCCCATTCAGTTTGATGGAGAATAAGAGAGGGGGCAGCATGGACAAATTTTTATGAGAGTCTTGACAGAAAAGACAGCACCATATCTttccccagggaaaaaaaaaaatcatggaaaatagAGATGGAAAAGCCTCAGAAGGTAATTTATTGCTATTACAGAATTTTCCCTGGCACCATTATCTAATGCTTAGTTCATGAGGAAGAGTCAATATgtaaaagacattaaaatgacCTGAAAATCCTTATTCAATTTTAACTTAATCTTTACTTATGAACTTGCACGGATGTTTGTGTCTACTGTTTGAATCAGGACATGGCAAAAAGGTAGGAAAAATAGAAGGAGATAATGTATCGGGTTCTGGCACATGTGAAAGGAGGGCTTTAAAAGCCTCACTTTTCACAACTGATTCTCAAAATGGagacagaggcagcagaagTATCAGAGTTTGCAGAGGGGTAAATCGAGGCTCATAAGTTGTCATGGGAAGATGTTAAAGCCTGATTTCTCAAtgggaatatatattttttgggggggggagagagggaaccTTACATTTCATAGTTCACTagtattttctcaaataaagatatatgaatttaattttattaaaacctCTTATTTACCTGAGAAAATTGCTTCCATGCACTTGATGATGTCAGTTTACCAGCTCCAGGTCTATGCATAGCAGCCAGAGTGTAGATTTCCgtggtgtttttttgcttgGACCTTAGAAGTGCTAAAGTGGTCTTTGTACTTAGCCCAGATGGGTTTGGGTTACATGAACTTATACACCATGAAGCGTAAACAGAAGATTTGAGGGTTGGTTGCTGAATGTAATTGGGTTTTGTATAGTTTAAGAAACACCAGCTCACAGTTGTAGTAGTGCGAAGACTTGGGAACTGAAGGATCTGCTGAAAATCTGCTACGTCTGTCAGGAGAATGGTAGAACCTGTGACTTTCCCACTGTTATTGGATGCCATCTGGACTAGCATCCCAAGAGgcattttctgatgtttcagttGGTCTTCTGGCTGAATTTCTCCTGGTGGCAATGAAGATCTCTGTGGACTCATGCTCATATCTGAGGCTGTTTCATCCACATCCAGTTCTTCTGGCGAGTCTCTTCCTTCAGAAGGGCCACTGGACTTTTGCCCTGGTGATGTGGAATCAAAACTTGAAAGTTTCTCCCTGCTTAGTGGGAAAGCATCAGCTGTCGTCATGCTGACAGGTGGGTAATCTTGAGATGATGAGGATGACAGTGGTGAAGAGGATGACATGGATGGCAGACTTTCTTTTGGCTCAGTAGTACAGCTCTGCCTTACCAGTTGAGGCTTCTGCATTCTTGGAAAATCTTTCTTTATATCTGAGTTAGTTAACTCAACGGCACTTAGCTCCTCAACTATCTGCccatacattttttcttctttgactcGTTTCTGTTGCTTGGTCTCCATGAAGAGCTCCAAGCTACTGGCAGGTGAAAGCATTCGTTTGCCTCCTCCCAAGGTAGAAGCCATGTCAGAACTGGAAGTCAAACAGAGGGGAATTGAGGGCTCCAGTCCAAGTGATAGTGTCTGCGGCACTTTCCACAAAGGATATTTTTCTAGCCCTCCATGCTGACCTAACATCTGAGCTATGTTAAATCCAATTCCATGCATTGTTGCATTAGTTGCCAATGTTCGTTGAGAAACAGTTTCATCAACTTTACAAATTACAATTGCGGGACTGTTGCTTTGTCCAAGGATCTGGGAAATGCTTGTATACATGACACTACCATATGATGGCACATGGGTTTGAATCCTGACGGGAACAACTGTTCCTGGCAAAGACTGTACAGATCCGTCAGATGGGGAGTCAAACTCTGTCTGAAGATGCTGCTCAGAGGAGGTATCTGTCAGTTTAATGCTATGGTCTGACTGGTACTTCGCAAGAGTATTTTTTGAATACTGCCCAGATGTTCCTGAGTAATGCTGGTATGCTTGCTCTTTAGCATGTACATAATCAGCTGGTTTCTTTCCAATAAACTCTGAATTATGTTCCAGGTGATAACTTGGAGGAACGTCTGTTTGGAAAGGTGGCTTGACATAagatttctgcagctgttgtACAAAATGATGCTGGAAGTGTAGAGGTTCTGTGCATGACTGCCACAGGACCGGCTGCTGAGATGGTGGTAAGTGAACCATGCAGACAGTTGGATATGGGAACTGAAATAAGGTGTTATGAATAGGGGGAAATGGGACCTTATCCTGATGTGCaaatagctgctgctgctgctctgatgGATGTTTGTTGGAAATATAAGGTGCTTGTTGGATCAAGGGAGTCCTTAACATTTCTGGACTATCTGCAAGAAGAGCCTGTTGCTGGGCAAGGTGGGATGAGCTATTACTAAGCTGAGCACAAGAACCAACAGCCTGTTTTCCAGACTCATCTACCTGAATGGGCTGAAGTacagaggaaggggagtgaTGCCAGGCAAGCTGGGAGGAGCGGAGACCAGCCTGTGCATGTTCCATCTGTTCCTGCTTTATACTTTGTTCTGTGCTCTGATCAGTCTGGGAAATCTCTGGAAAACCACTAAAGGAAGCCTGGCGAACCAAgaagcatttcttcctttctcgTGATGGAGATAGTGCAGTAGTAGGTGTCCCTGCTGAAGAGGCATGAGACAGGTTCCCATAATCAAAGGATTTACTTCGGATCTCTGGGATTTCAGCAGCGTGAGGACAGGGCATCTGTTCAGATGAGCAGCGTCTCATTTCCCTCTGATGGTGATGCCCAGGGACGGAAAGTGAGTAAGCACCAGCTGGAACTGTTAAAAACTCGGACTGTTTTCCAAACTCATCTTGTTTGGGAGGTGTGATGAACTTcattgtttcttctctttcaaaggACATTGAAAAACTTGAACTGTGGGACAAATTACTTTCTTGGCTAGGGCTGCGAGAGAGGCTTGTACCTGTGGACTCAAAGCTAGACTCTCCAGAGGAGTGCTCCATGTCAGCCAGTCGTAAACGCTTCTTTTTGGGTGGTAGCTTTTCGGCTGGAAGTTGAGAAAGGGTTTCACTTCTCTGGGGCCACTGGAATTCTTCTGTGGGtctctcctgctctttgttctgcacttctttttctttttcaggcttATCTGGCTCCTCTGTGACACGAATTTCAGGTACCTGTATGTTGTGCTGGCGAACCAATCTGGGCTGCATATGATATGGCTGAGGTTGCTGGGATGGAGATGGCTTACCGGtgtcagcattttctgtttgtggagCTCGGTCTGGGCTCATGGGGGACTCAGAAATCTCACTCTCACATGTTTCAGATGGTGAATAGATCTTATCCTGCTGGCATACAACATGTTCTGTAGATTCAGACCTTTCAAATGAGTTTGGCCTGCTCAATGAATTTGTGTGCTGAATGACAGAGATTACATTTCCAGGGGGCTTTCTAGTTAGTGATTCTGCAGTCTTTTCTTGCTCTGCAATTAAGGATGAGTCttccagagaagctgcaggACTTCCAGACTGCAAGTAAGGCCTGCACATTTCAAAACGCTCTGCATGGCAATGGGCAGAATTGTCCAGACCTTGAAGGGAAAATCCACTCCTTGGCACGTCCTGAATTTGGGATTTGGGATCGAAGTCCAAAGGCTGAATTCCTCCAGTGGTGCCAGTTGTACTGCTGCAAAGCATGGGACTGTCCTCCTCATCTCCAACACTCTCCTCTTTCCTGcgctttctgttttcaaaagttgTTCCAAGCATGGATGGCACTGCCTGAGACTGTCCAAGTGGATCAATGAAGTACTCTCCCCCCTTGTTTGTTCCACCTAAGGATGGCGAGTCCCTGTAGTTTTGCTTCTGAGCTTCAaattcttcccattttctgtaGTGCTTTCCACTGGCATCATAGTCATAAAAGGTCTTGTcccctgctttcttctcttttgatgATGGTCCTTTGTCACCTGCTGATTGTCTGTTGGAAGCAATAATGATATTTTTCCCTGGTCTTCCATGATAGTCTGAATCTGAGTGCCCCTCCTGCACAGAGGGCAGTTCAAAGGCAGCCTGCCTTCTCAACATCCTTTGGTGGGATATTCCCACTGTGCCAGGGTAAAATACATCATCTGAGCCAGTCATCTTCTCATCAAATGAGTGGCTTCCTCTCAGAGATGGGGGAATACTTAGGCTGTTTGCAGAAGAGGTTGGCATGGAGTTACTTCTAATAAGAGGAGAAGAATCTACTGGGGGCTCTAGAAGGACAGGCACCTCACCCTGCTGACTGGCTTGATACAAGTTGGATTCACTTTTGATGGATGATGCGCTCGGGGATTGTCTAGATTCTGTACTGCTGCCTGGATAAACTTGTGTAGATTTAATAGTGCTCAAATTACTGGAGTCAATAAGTTCTTCTTTACCTGGAGTAAGCTGAGAAATATGTTCCTCAAGCATCTTGATATCCAATCTGTTATTTAAGAGAGGTAATGGCTCCGCTTTGCCCTTTCTACCCATTAAACTGTGTTCCTGATTTGTTGTGGCTACTGTTAGTGCTGTCCTTTGATTAATCCTATAAAACTTCCCAAAGATGATCTCTTCATAAGACTTTGCATTAGTATTTGGTGGGCTTATTTGCTGCTCAGCACTTTCTGAGCGGGAAAAGTAACCAGAGTCAGTGCTTCCTTTACTGTGTGGGCTCAGGAGGTTTAATGACTGCTCAGAATCTTGCCCTTTTTTCTCTGAGAGTCTTAGTGCAAGTCGCTGTTTAACTGTGTGAGAGTCATCAGACTTAGTACTTAAGGATGGGTTTTGCAACATATCAGAGCCAATATAGGGTGAACTCTCACTGGGTAACTGAATTCCACTTTTAGGGATAATCAAAATGGGCACTTTCATTGGCCCCACCAAGGACTCTTCCATGGAGGAGTGAAAATTGCCTCTGCTAGCAATGTCCAGGGGGAGCTGCGGAACAGGGCTCATTTTGTCAGACCCCTCCACAAGCAGTGAGCTCTCCTCATCAGTGTCTGTGCTCTGCTCACCATCTGAATGTATTTCAGCTTCCACATCAATGTAACTGGCATCTAGGTCCAATTTGGAGACTGCTGACTCTGTGAAAGGTACCAGTCCTGCTTTAATTGCATGGGCATGTGACTTCCTGTGCTTGTAGAGGTTGCTTTTTGTCTTGAAGGAGAAACCACAAGGAACACAAGGGTACGGTCGCTCCCCAGTATGAGACCTAATATGCTTTTTAAGTACACTAGGTTTGGCACAAGCCCGATTACAGTAAGGACAAATGTATTTGCCAGGCTTTTTGGGTTTGTGCTCCTTTTTGTGAGCATCTTCTGATTGTTCTAAAGATTTCTGTGAATATTGGCTGTACGCAGGGTTCAAACTTGAAATCTTCTTCCTGGAGAAACCTCCACTATGGCTATGcatatgaaaaggaaacaagtcCTCTGAGGCAACTGATTGCAAGTGGCTAGGAAACTGCCAAGGAGGGCCTTCCAAGCTCTGATGTGGCTTTATGTTGTGCAAGAAGCCTTGTGGCAATGAATGCTGTGGGAAAGAAAGTGAATGTTGACATGAGTAAGGAGTTGGACGATGCTGTGGATATTGCTTCTCTGTGACTTGCTGTGCAGCCTCATTTGATGATACCAGTTTCCCAGAACTAAAAAGTTGTGCTGATGCTGTGTTTCCAATTTGCTCGTGATCTATTTGTGGTTGCCTCTGTACTTCTTGATTGCCAAAAGTGCTCATCTTAATAACAGCTGAATGTTCTTGCCTCCATCTAGTTGGTACTTTAGCAGTTTCTCCAGACCTTGAGGTAGCTTTTTGCCCTATAGCTGTGTCCCCAGAGTCCATTTTGTTACACAAGGTCTTAAGTGCTAGTTCACTTGAAAGCTGTGCAGGCTCATGGAGTGTGTCCAAAGCtgtgctttttaaagttttgttgcTCCCATTTTTCCAGGGCTGTTGCAAGTtcacagacttttctttctctttggaaCTTTCCACGCAGTAGTCTATAGGCATTAGATTTGTGTCTGTACACTAATGTGATTATTATACAGTCCTGTTCATGGCATGAACTTTCCTAAACAGTTTATTATACATTTGCAAAGACTTGTTATAGCATTTGGACATTTTCCATTGTTATTAAACACTGAGATGCAGAATGACACAGAGATATTTATGATCTACTAGAGCAAGGTTCTCTTCATCTCCTCCATGGTGACACAGGTATCTgtaaggaaaaagcaaaaataaagaaaacccaAGCACCAATTAATATAGCTgggcaaaacaacatcactaCAGTTGGTTGTATTTTTATTGagcctttcattaaaaatactacGAAACTTAAGAAAAGGTAACTGCATTTCACAAAATCCCATTTTGTGAGGAGACACAGTAAAGAATGGTTCCAGAGATTTCACACAAGTGTAATCATTACTCAATAAAAGCCCTGAGAATAGAAAACAGGGATCTACACTTTCCAACTTGAACAGTAATTTTTGAAGGCTTTCTCAGGACAGTTTAAAGGGGTTTGATTCTCAGAAAGTCTGACATCTACTTTCAAAGACCTTTCAGCAAATCACTGCTGAAAATACAGTCCTAACCCCATCGGCAGGAACTACCTTATCCAGTATTACTCACCTGCAGTTCAGACATGCACTTTAGTCACCTGGCTTTCCTCTTAAGTCAGAGGATGGTGATCAGTACTTCCAGAGGAGAAATCTTTCCATATCATAGTGTGTGCTTCAGATGTATGTGATGTCTATGCATATGGCCCTCCACTCTGGAGATGCCTGTTTCTCACTGTTGGCTAGGCAGAAATCCTAGATGACTACCTTGGATAATATTCCAAGTTTTAAGATGGCTAAAGTGAGGTACTTCTTACCTTatataatctatttttttttacaaggaaGTCTTGATCACCTTTTTACACTACTTTTATACAGTCAAAAAAGACATCAGCTAAGCCTTCTGAACACAACAGTATTAGTACCTTTCCACATCTCCATCTTCCAAACACCACATTAAATTTTAGTGAGAATGTCTTGCTAGAGGTAAAACACATATTAGAGAAATTAGCTCTGACTGTTTTATGTGACTTAAGCATTTTAGATTTCAATGTTGAAACATTTCCATCCAGCTAATACACGCAGTTTTTACGCCTAAACGCAACAGGATTCCAAAGTTcttttacaaagaagaaaacttggaGGCATGACATTCACAGGCAAGTACAGCATTTGAATTAGAAGAACAATGTAGGCTTCCTGCTTCCGTATTATCCAAACAGAGGATATTTTCTGGATGAAACAGTGCAAATCATAAAGTCACTATTTTAcagtagagagaaaaaaaggttattaaaaaaagcagtattaaagatacttgaatatttttaattcctacAGTACAAAAACTGAATTGGGCTTGAAGAAACATTAGAGAAGTACGAGAAAACAACAAGGGAATGAGAATATACGCCTTTTTTGGTATAAAACAATTACCTGCATCTTCTAGACATCTAATAGGCATGACTGTCTTCagattttctgtagaaaaaaaaatacagtcgTAAGAAGTTACTGATATTAAGTATAGATGCTGAAGaaaattttctattatttacAGTAGAGGcctgaaaatttcatttatcCACCCATTGGAAAAATGTCACGTCGCATCTCAGAGATCTGAGCAAGCACATTTTGAAGAGTATGTGTGAAGCTTTTTAAAGGTCTTTTAAGGATAACTGCAAATCTAAACTAGTGCAGTCTCACCTTCCTGAATCAGTAAAAAGAGAGCTGCCCAATGTCGCTCTTCATTCCTACACCTTTGCTAAACCTAGATTATTCCTGAATCCCATTGGCAAATCCCCTTTCAATACCTCACTCCAGCTAATACTTTTAGGCCTTCTAGGCTTCTCATTAAATGTTTCAGGGACCAGAATGAAATCCTGGCCAGGATGTCACCACTAAGGTACATAAAAAAAGTAGTGAAAACAAGTAAGCTTCCAGACCAGTTAACACCAGTGGGACAGTGCTCAAGAATATGTGTCTGCCTTCTCAAAAGAGAAACCTACAGACCAAATACATATCTAAAAGACTTATGTACCTGCCATAATTTGCTACTGCAAGCTACTCTTTGCATTACAGAAATGACCAGCACAGGGAATGCAtctgaaaataggaaaactgAGCAGTGTCTCTCTAGCTGGAAGATCAGTTCTCCCTTGCAGTAAAAGGAGGATTCTCCCCTGCGGTTTTTGACAAATCCAatcttgaaaatgtattttgttttgttttgttaaaaaggagatttgtttgattttgataacaaaagcaacatttctttaGAAGACAAAAATCCAGGAGGACAAACCCCAGAGCACTTCCATTTATGTTTATACAAAATCCTTAGAAATACCTTAAGTATTAGCTGCAGAGGATGGGATATGGGTTAATATAATAACACCCAATTAGAAATTGTCAGAAAAACTGCTAGTACACTTACATTTTCTCCACTGAATAAAACCAACAGATGATGAAATAGTAaagtatataaaagaaaaaacatatctAAAAGTCAAAAAAATTTAGATCTCTGTAATCACTTAGAATAAGTGCTAAAAATACACTTATTTAATAAcactttcaaagaaagaatGGACATTAGTAAAGCCTGATGATTTGATGTTAATAGAATTACTACTGTGCCACCAGTtagcaattatttattttatagcacaaataaagctaaaaatgtAACTATAGAGGATTCCCATATAGTACAAAATAATAGCAATCAATTAGACAGAAACCATAATATCTTAGGTCATAAAGTCATTCAGCTTTGATGTGctaatggatttttaaatagttctCTTGTCTGATCCTCCaacaggaaaaagacaaaatgtaatccaagtaaaactttttaaattttcctaaTTTGCTTCTTCATATGAAAAGTGTCactacaaatttaaaaaaaaaaaaaaaaaaaaaagccttatgcACTATTTACAATGTATGAGAATTGGTTACAGTGGAGCAGATCTGCAGTTCCTTATTAGCAAATGGCAGGCAAAGGGCTAACCATTTTTGGCAACTGAGCTAAGCCAAGTCTCATGTCAGCAATGGTGCTAACATACAAGCACAGAAGTAAAGGGAAATACAGCATCTGAGGAGCAGAAACAGGGACCAGAGGCAATGTTCCTAAGTGAAAGAGCATAAAGTTGTTAGccatcttcaaagaaaaatacttttttccataTTAGACAATTTTGCAAACGGTGAAGCAGAAATTTCTAGAGGATGGAAGCATCCTTTCTGTTCCATATTCCCTCTGCCAAGAACATCTTCAGGGCAGAAATCTGCCAGTCACAGAAATGTGACAGCAGTGGTTTTATTTGAGCAAAAGATGGTGCTAATATACTTCCATCAATTTCTAGTTCTGGACTGAGACGTCTGCTACAGAGTTCAAGTCACTCTGTGGTCCTGCTATTTTCAGAACGCTCTATATAATTTTTCAACCTACACTATGAAACAGGTATAGACTAATTACAGGGATTATTGATGGCTTAAGTTTGGTCAACGTCACTCTCCCGGGGAAAATAAATCCCTTTCCAGAATCAACATAGCCATTTCTGGTTTGGTTTGAACTCCCATCCATCCTGTGTCAAAGattgttttaatattctttatttccttttatttttttccccaatgctAAGTTTTACTGGCCTAAATGGAGAAATCCAACATACCAAAAAGGTAGCTTGCATTCTGTCTGTTCTTCCCAGTCAAGCTTTTATCTAATCTTCCTGCAACCATGGACTAGCTTAAGCCAACAAGAGACTTCCAAATTTCAACGGATTAATGTTTCTCCTTTAGAAAACACTGTAAATATACTTGCCAGTATTGCTCTTCATCAAAAAGAAACTCTTCAATAGACAGAAACTCCCGatatttcaaatacttcatATTTCAAAGCAGGGAACTACGGATGATAAAAATGTGCATTCCCTTTAATACCTCTGGCACCGTTCGGCTTCTCTGGAGCGGCTTGGAGGAGCCCACCTAGGCGGATCAGGCAGCGCACGCGAGCTGGGCTGAGCACCTCGCTCGCCATCAGCTGCGGAGGCCTCCCTGGAAGCGGGCCGGGCCAGGTTCCCGTAGGAATGCGGCCTGGCAGCCGGATCCCCCCGCCCCGCCACGCCAACTGCGCTATCTGCCTGCTTCAAACCAGGGCATTTCACTTCTCTGCGGGCTTTGAACCTGAGAAGATTACTGGGAGACTGGGAACTGTATTTATGTCAGATGCACCTACTAAATCAagacttttaaaactttctagAAAAGGAGCATTATTCTGTCACTCCCGTTCCTGCGGTTCCTCTGCGAGCTGCGTGCAAGAGACATAGATCTGGGTGGCTACAGAGCTCCAagattcttccttcctttcttttctttccttttttttaatttattttattttattttatttttgagaccATTAAAATGGTTACGCtcaacagctttaaaataaaatttggcaaAATACAACTTTTACTACTTCTCAATTTGTAGCTCGTATTACAGCTCTTGCAAGTGAACAAATTGGAAGCTTATGTCTTCCCGGCTAAATCCTGAGTGCAccatacagaataaatattgaCTCTAGAGTAAGGACTAAGGGTCAGATCCAGCCATGCTTTAAATCTTTTCTgtccagcactgccagcacaaAACCGGCCTAAAACCACTGTAACTGGCCCCTAAGGGATTCTTATTCTATAGGGCAATCATTCGTATAGACAAGCTGCAGTGGCTCCTATAAAATCCCAATGTTCACTCACAGACCTCTGCCAAGACCCTT
The Cygnus olor isolate bCygOlo1 chromosome 3, bCygOlo1.pri.v2, whole genome shotgun sequence genome window above contains:
- the HIVEP2 gene encoding LOW QUALITY PROTEIN: transcription factor HIVEP2 (The sequence of the model RefSeq protein was modified relative to this genomic sequence to represent the inferred CDS: inserted 1 base in 1 codon); translation: MPIDYCVESSKEKEKSVNLQQPWKNGSNKTLKSTALDTLHEPAQLSSELALKTLCNKMDSGDTAIGQKATSRSGETAKVPTRWRQEHSAVIKMSTFGNQEVQRQPQIDHEQIGNTASAQLFSSGKLVSSNEAAQQVTEKQYPQHRPTPYSCQHSLSFPQHSLPQGFLHNIKPHQSLEGPPWQFPSHLQSVASEDLFPFHMHSHSGGFSRKKISSLNPAYSQYSQKSLEQSEDAHKKEHKPKKPGKYICPYCNRACAKPSVLKKHIRSHTGERPYPCVPCGFSFKTKSNLYKHRKSHAHAIKAGLVPFTESAVSKLDLDASYIDVEAEIHSDGEQSTDTDEESSLLVEGSDKMSPVPQLPLDIASRGNFHSSMEESLVGPMKVPILIIPKSGIQLPSESSPYIGSDMLQNPSLSTKSDDSHTVKQRLALRLSEKKGQDSEQSLNLLSPHSKGSTDSGYFSRSESAEQQISPPNTNAKSYEEIIFGKFYRINQRTALTVATTNQEHSLMGRKGKAEPLPLLNNRLDIKMLEEHISQLTPGKEELIDSSNLSTIKSTQVYPGSSTESRQSPSASSIKSESNLYQASQQGEVPVLLEPPVDSSPLIRSNSMPTSSANSLSIPPSLRGSHSFDEKMTGSDDVFYPGTVGISHQRMLRRQAAFELPSVQEGHSDSDYHGRPGKNIIIASNRQSAGDKGPSSKEKKAGDKTFYDYDASGKHYRKWEEFEAQKQNYRDSPSLGGTNKGGEYFIDPLGQSQAVPSMLGTTFENRKRRKEESVGDEEDSPMLCSSTTGTTGGIQPLDFDPKSQIQDVPRSGFSLQGLDNSAHCHAERFEMCRPYLQSGSPAASLEDSSLIAEQEKTAESLTRKPPGNVISVIQHTNSLSRPNSFERSESTEHVVCQQDKIYSPSETCESEISESPMSPDRAPQTENADTGKPSPSQQPQPYHMQPRLVRQHNIQVPEIRVTEEPDKPEKEKEVQNKEQERPTEEFQWPQRSETLSQLPAEKLPPKKKRLRLADMEHSSGESSFESTGTSLSRSPSQESNLSHSSSFSMSFEREETMKFITPPKQDEFGKQSEFLTVPAGAYSLSVPGHHHQREMRRCSSEQMPCPHAAEIPEIRSKSFDYGNLSHASSAGTPTTALSPSRERKKCFLVRQASFSGFPEISQTDQSTEQSIKQEQMEHAQAGLRSSQLAWHHSPSSVLQPIQVDESGKQAVGSCAQLSNSSSHLAQQQALLADSPEMLRTPLIQQAPYISNKHPSEQQQQLFAHQDKVPFPPIHNTLFQFPYPTVCMVHLPPSQQPVLWQSCTEPLHFQHHFVQQLQKSYVKPPFQTDVPPSYHLEHNSEFIGKKPADYVHAKEQAYQHYSGTSGQYSKNTLAKYQSDHSIKLTDTSSEQHLQTEFDSPSDGSVQSLPGTVVPVRIQTHVPSYGSVMYTSISQILGQSNSPAIVICKVDETVSQRTLATNATMHGIGFNIAQMLGQHGGLEKYPLWKVPQTLSLGLEPSIPLCLTSSSDMASTLGGGKRMLSPASSLELFMETKQQKRVKEEKMYGQIVEELSAVELTNSDIKKDFPRMQKPQLVRQSCTTEPKESLPSMSSSSPLSSSSSQDYPPVSMTTADAFPLSREKLSSFDSTSPGQKSSGPSEGRDSPEELDVDETASDMSMSPQRSSLPPGEIQPEDQLKHQKMPLGMLVQMASNNSGKVTGSTILLTDVADFQQILQFPSLRTTTTVSWCFLNYTKPNYIQQPTLKSSVYASWCISSCNPNPSGLSTKTTLALLRSKQKNTTEIYTLAAMHRPGAGKLTSSSAWKQFSQMKHEPFFLFGSKLEKKVVGNIIKERVKGDIHGDKDITSKQTEPIRIKIFEGGYKSNEDYVYVRGRGRGKYICEECGIRCKKPSMLKKHIRTHTDVRPYVCKLCNFAFKTKGNLTKHMKSKAHMKKCLELGVSMTSVDDAETEEAENMEDMQQEAEKSSNLAGLSAEHQFSDAEESDGEDGDDNDEDDEDEDDFDDTQGDSTPKTRSRSTSPQPPRFSSLSVNSAGASQGASPEGSLSMGHSSLISYLVTLPSIQVTQLITPSDSCEDSQMTEYQRXFQSKSTDSEPDKDRLDIPSCMDEDYVLSLDPGSSPRDLSPSSRQSSPGYDSSPYRDNSPKRYLMPKGDLSPRRHLSPRRDISPMRHLSPRKEAVLRRELSPRRDVSPRRHLSPRRPMSPGKDASVRRDLSPRRERRYMASVRAASPRRGLYHNPALSMGQYLQSESIPVGHSRRGLSQGPYFSLYGEKGAMEHHGSSPFPEGPNDYVFSHLPLHSQQQIRAPIPMMPIGGIQMVHSVPVALSGLHPPSTLALQREGSEEKQRGPAEILTKESYGVSKHHEKRTSLHSLHPTAPSSAPSSPLLLLTQSTSEDSVIATEGEQEENIQTCTKAIASLRIATEEAALHGAEHPQRPSEPHQKPSESAHFSIKHFSGSEPGQTCASATHPDLHGGEQDSFGTSQTALAHPTFYNKSFVDVRQMGFHSRNEPPSSTQERKDPSSEKSKPH